AAAGCTCTGATAGCTCCTCTCTgctttaaaaaagagacattgaaagatcagGCAGAATGGTGTCAAGAGACTCTCCAAAGCATCTGCTGATAGTTTCCTGAAATTCAAGGAAAGGGAGAGGTGTGCTGTCATCCTGTTTTATAAATACGTGAAAATTTAGGCTGCGCAGTGTGTGTCCCTTCCCTTGGCATGTCTGGTCTCAGAAATGGAGTTTTTAGTTTGTTAAACTAAACGAGTGTAAGAATTTCTTGACTTTTATACTTAGGAAGTTTCCAACCTGGAGCATAAGGCTGCATTTGATGAGGTTCAGCTCAGTTGCAGTAGTAACTCACTCCGTGGTGGAAAAGCACCTTGCCAAACGGAAAACGCTTCCGCACGAATGCTAAGTAACGAGCTCCACTGAGGAGCTGCACTTGGAATGCGTCCTCCCACAAACCCTGTGAGAGACCTCCTTCCCCCCCCAGCTCAGAACCCTTAATGGAGAAGTTGCTGTCTGTTGTCCTGTGTGGGGCCCACGTGGGAAAAGAACCCAAGTTCTCCTTGGTCACGCCAGGCTGCGCGGCGCTCCCTCGTGCTGCTGTTGGCACTAGCAGCTGGTCTTGCTCCCGGTCCTGAGCTCTGGACGTCAGAGTGCATGTCCTTCCATCCCGCTCCCCTGTCGGCCACCCCGCTGCCCACCTGCCACCTCAGAACAGGCGGCAGTGACCAGCCCCGCCCCGCCTGCCTTCTTCCCCAATGTTCTCATCCTTGCAGTCTGGTTTCCCGCATTTGGGGGTTCCTGCTCTGTTGCCCGTTTGCCCCATGGTCAGTTTCTTTAGATTctgccccatcccctcccttctgctcctgGGTCTCAGCCCTGGGGCATTTGGCTGCATCTGAGTCGTAGCTGAAGGACGTTTGCCCGAGGATTCAAGGCTCAGTTTAGAAAAAGCTGAAGTGACCTCTTCCGATGGCCTCGGAACATCCATCCATGTATTATCCCCTAGTGAAAGAACCAGAGGTCCCAGAAATCTGTGTGGATGCTCATCTAGCTTCTCAAGTAATTTCTcgtttatttaattttcctcgTCTGTTTCTGAATGGAAAACGCACGCACACGGTCCCAAGTGGTACAGGTTCAGAGAAGCGAACTGAGTggcgccccccaccctccctggagGCCACCAACAACAGTGTCACTTTCCTGCGTGACCTTTCACGTTGGTGTCTGACAAACTTTCAAAGTAGacttctaaatatttttgttacagaaatagtatatataacaccattaagaaaactaaataaaggaACCGAAAAGTTTTTCATAAGAATAAATCAAATGGAATTTACTCATCCCTGTTCCCTGGTCCTTGTCCTTATTCAGACAGTTTTTACGTGGTTGGACTCACAGTCTCATAGCTGGTGAATATCTTGCTCATTTATGGTGTTTGCTTAGCAAGTTTCCAAAACCTGGGGGTGACAGAAAGTTGGTCTGCAGAGGTTGACCAAGCCTCTGGAGGCTTGCTGGACAGGTTGAGAGGTTGCTGGACAGTAACCTGATTGTGCACCCACCCATCCTGCTCACCCTGCTTCTTGCAGAAGTACCTGCTCCCCCTCATCGTGGGCGGCTGGGAGGACAGGAAGCAACTGGAGAGGATGGAGGCGAGTCTCTCGGAGCTGAGTGGCAGCGTGGCCCAGACAGGTAAAGATTAATGACTCCATCAAGCCACCCCTCACAGCCTTCCTGGagcagccccttccctgcccctccccgctcccctccgTCTCCACTTTATGTGGTGACTTCATTTATCTGCTCCGAGAATCTGTTCACATTTGCAAATGAAGCCGCCGTCATTTCGGTTTAATTTGAAATTGCTTGTTTACTGTCGGCGCGGCCTcaattaattatgtttttacGGAAAGGCTCCCAACCTCAGAATATTAATAAGGGGAATAAAATGACAGCCTTTCTAAGGGCTGtaaagttcatttttaatttctgcttcTATGAGGTTTTCAGGGGGGTTTTCAgttattttcccccttccctcgaAGAACCCAACACAGGGTCAAGAGAGGCTGTAATTACTGTGGCTCCAGGACCCCGGCCACCTCCTCTGTCATCGACTCCATGGGGCTCACGTTCATTACCCAGAGCCCCAATGATGGCCTAGATTAGCTGGGACCTGTCGCGCCAGAGGtggcttttcttcttgataaactTGTTTACTAGAGGGAGGCTCTGAATCTGAAAACTCAGGCGAGCGAGAGAGCTGCTGTCCCAGGTGGCCCTCAACCCTCCAGAGTGGTGGCCCCAAGGCCGCCAACATGGCCACGTGGTGGCGGGAGCCCCAGCACCTCGGGcttgggtggggagggcgggcagGAGCAGCAGGCCGGTGGGCGGCTCCTAACCACTCCTGGGACCGGAGGCACCTCCGTCCCAGGACGAGGGACGTTGCTCTCTCTCTGCGAGGACGAGGCGAGGCCTGGGAGAGGAGTGGCGCAGACAATCCGGAAGCTGGAGAGCCCAGTAGTCGTCGGCAGGCATAATTAGAGGGGAGAGGTTCTGGGTGGACGTGCTGTTAACCACGGATGATGACACAGCGGACAGATGAGGGAGAGAGACGGGAGGGTAGGTGTCACGCAGGTAGATGGTCCCGCGCAGACAGACCATCGGGACTGTGGCTGCGGGCACTGTGGAGAGATCGATGCTGCAGCTTGGGGTGTGTGGGCACTGTGAGAAGGAGAATGTGTGTGTTTAACAGACACCTCTGCTCTTCTCTCCCAGTGACTCAGTTACAGGTGACGCTAGCCTCCGTCCAGGAGCTGCTggtgcagcagcagcagaaagtcCAGGAGCTCGCCCGTGAGCTGGCCACCGCTAAGGTATTGGTCCCGACCCTGGCCCCTCCGGCTCGGCCCAGTGTGGCTCCTCACTCTGGTCCTTCCGTTCTAGTTCACGGTGCTCCGTGGGACAGGCCCACACTGCCCTTGCAGAGAAAAGAGGCTTCAGTGATAGAGGCcgtcctctctgtctccctgtcacctgcctgtgggagggaggaaaagcagCTCTCTGCCAGGCCCTCTGGTGGGAGCGCATGCCCCAGCTCTGGGGGTGGACGGTGTGGACACAGAATGGCCTCCACTTGCAAGTTAGGTCACGCGTCACAGTTGCCAAGagtgcctgggggaggggtggagggagtaCCAGGCACTAGGCTGAACTCTGTGGTGATGCCCAAAGCCCAGGGTGAGTGACCCCCAGCAGAGTCTGGTGCCAGCTGGGGTTGGTAgggtggctgctgtggctccctTCTGAAACCTGAAGCTGTCTTAGTCATGCCAGACCCtggggtcagactgcctgggtaaACACCCTCCTCTGCCACAGGCTAGCTGTATGACAATAGgcaagttactcagcctctctgggccctggtttcctcatctgtaaaatggagctataTGGCACCTCCTTTGTTGTCTTCGCATGCTTGGAACAGCGCCCGGCTGCAGTCAGCTCCAGTCGGCTCCAGTCGGCTCCCGGGACTGCAGGCTCTGGCCTGGCTTCTTTGGGCGTGTGACAAGGTTGTTCCTGAGGCCTGGTCTCAGACAGATGGGCCCGGGGGACATCCGCTGTCTCCCATGTTGCTTTGGGCTGCCCCCCCAAATCTGATACTGTAAAGGGTCCGCTCTGCTGGCTCTCCCAGGGGAGGCCCCACCCCAGCGCACAGGTCAATGGGAGCCAGCCCTCACATCTTTTGCATTTTGCAAAAACCCAGCAAAATGGGAATCTTTCCATTTTCCATGGAATCTGGGGTGCATCCTGTGAAGAGGGTCCTTGAGAATCCCTTCCTCAGATACCCCTACACGGGGGCTGCCTGCACTTCCTCCTCAGATGGTGCAGTTGCCGGGTGGccccctccagccactgcctgcGCTTCATGGGCGGGAGGCCTGTAAAGCACCCAGAGGCCAGTTAGGCCCTGTTCCACGCTCCTCTATTATCTTCTGGAACGGTGGCCTGCTAATGGCCAGAAGCCATTCCGGAAATTGGAAAACTGTTCTCAGACCTTCACCATTAAGATTAAGACCACATGTTGCGTTttaagaggggagggggctgggattGTGCCTGGTGGTTGAGAGCCGCCCCGGTCTCTCGTGCTTGTCTTTCGGAGAGTCCCCCACCCGGCCCGGCCCCTTTCATCCATGTCTCCTACACTGGATCGAGGCTCGCTGGTTTGGTGCCTAAACCCACATGTGTGAAGGCCGGTTACCCCATAAACCAAAGACTCGGAGCTGTGTTTTCTCAGCTGTAATATAAGTTTTTATATCTGGCTTCCAAGCTCCTACTGCAGcactgtaaaaaattaaaaagaagagcattaagtaattaaaaaaacctaCATAAAACTGAAGGCTGGGAGTTTTCTAcaactgttttttaaagagaCTGGCTAAAAAGCCCCAGATGtcagattttatttctaaatcctGGCATCTGGCACCATATGCGTTTGGAAATTTGAGTCCTTTGTAGGCCGGTGAGTGGAAATTGCTCCCTTGTTAATGGGCTGCTATGGCTTTCAAGGTTTCGGAGCAGCCAGAACAGCGGCTCCTGGGCCTGTGCCGCCTGGTGGTCTGGCTCGGGGGCCCCGGGGGGCTGCGTGCGGGCGGTGGGTGTCAGTGCTCGCGCTCTGACACTGCCGGGCTGCTCCTTCCCGAGCCCCGAGGACCCTCCTGCAAAAGTGTGCGGGGCTCCACGTGGTTGGCAGGAAGCGGGGAGCCCCCTCCACCTGCCAGCCTAGGCCTCCACATTCTCCTGAACTTACTGCGGGGtttcacctggccagggcagcactgTCAGGGAAGCAGGGACCTTGCATGCTTAATGTGTGCACTTGAAGCCACCCCAGAGTGGCCTCCAGCCCCGAGGATGCAGGCCCGCCCACCTGTGGCCACCCCACCTGGAACTGGCCTGTAAACACTTCATACTTGGTAGGCAGCTTGGTCACTGACCGCTGCCATTGCGGGGGACCTCCGCTCTCCTGTCCTCCATCCATCCCAGCTGGGTTTGCTGGAGAAAGGCGGTTCTCTGCAGTTTACACGGGAGCTGTCCtggtcagaggggaagggtgtgtgGAGGGCCCTCCTGGGGACAGGAATCGGAGTCCCACGACGGCGTCTTCGCTGAGCCTGCCGGGTCATGCCAGAAGCATGGCTGTGGGCTGGCGGCTGGCTTAGCAGACAGCAGGGCACAGTCCAGGGCCTGACCTTACagagccagggctgcaggcctcCGAGCAGCTGGGGGACGTGCCCCTGGGGGAAGCCCGTCTGCTGGGCCTGCTGGCGACTGAGCGGAGCAGCGGGTGGGCAGGCAGGACTCGGATGTGGTtggctcctgcccctcctgggcAGCTCTGGAACCAGTCTCTGGCACctgcgggggctgggggaggaggcagccgCCCATCTCCACCCACCGAGTTCTCTTCTGAGGGGCCTGACTGGCGTTACAGGGAGAGGGGCTTAGCTGGAGGTGACCGTGTACTTACTGTGCCCGAACATTTCAAACTCACACAGCAGAGGGGCCCATGGAGCGAGCCCTGGCCCCCACAGCCACCGCTGCCACCTGAGCCGGCCCTGATGTGCCCTTGCCCGCACCCCTTGCTGCACGGACACACTCCGCACATGCTTGGGTTTGTACCCCTGAATGCTGTGGGCTCTCTTGTCGTGGTGTCCTTTTGTTTCATGTGACCAGAATGCCGTCACCACACTAAGTACATGTCAGGCCCCATGGTCTGTCCAGTAAGCCAAGCAGGTGGAGTTGTGGGAACACTCATCATTTCAGCAGAGTCCTGGGCAGGCAGACCCCTGCGGGGGCAGTGGCAGAGCCTTCCCAAGGTGTCACCAGGCTGGTGCCCAGGACGTGGAGTGACCCTGGCCACACCCAGGGTTCCTGCTGCCCCAGACCCCTGGGCTCCGTGGATGGGAACGGGGGACGAGCCACCCTGACCCCTGTTCCTTGTGTTTCGACTTTCAGGCTACCACATCCACCAACTGGATCCTGGAGTCCCAGAACATCAATGAGCTCAAGTCGGAAATCAACTCCTTGAAAGGGCTTCTGTTGAATCGGTAGGAGCTGAGAAGGCGGGCTCCTGCTCTGCTGTCAGCCTGGGACTGAGCTGAGCTTGTGGCTGGCTGGTCTAGCttggggaaggggggcagggtgggacgCATCGCCCCAGGGGTCCTGACGGAGCTGTGGGGTGTAGGCATTGCATTTGGGAATCTTTCaagcttcttcccctccccagtgggcctctcccttccctgccccaggggGCCATCTGTAGTGCCCACAGCAGTTTTGAAATTCACACTGTCCCTCGGTCCTGTCAGGGTCTGGTTGAGGAAAGCAGGAGCCTGAGCAGAGACACCCCATCCCCAGTGGACAgggccacctcctccccaccccgcgCCCCAGCTAGACCACTCAGGGACAGCTTGGTCCCAGAGAAGTTCCCCACAGAGGGCCAGGGTTCCTTCATTTGAAGGTCCTGTGAACCAAGACAGGGGCAGAAgcatgcccctccccacccctaggTCTGCCACTCGGCAGCCCTGCAGGGCTTGCCTGGGACGGGCTGGCTTTAAAAGAGAAAGGCCTGTGTCCAGGGACGCAGGGTCGGTTGGCCACCCAACCTGCAGGGCACCCAGGTTGGCCTTCGTGTGCCTCACATTGGGCTGCAGGCCTGGGGTTTGGTGGGGCCGTGTGAGGCAATGCAAAGGGTCGCTCAGGGTCAAGGGCAGGGGCTCCAACCAGAGGGCCCCTCTTCAGGTTGCCTGCTTCCAGGCCCTCTCTGATGGAAAGCACCTGGCCTTGAGAGAGGTGTGGCTGTGCTTGGGGTGGTCATGAGGAGACCCCCATGTTTCCCAGCCGAGGACACAGGTGCTCTGAGGAAGGGGATGGAGCAGGCGCTGGCTGATGACGCTGGTGGACACCTACGCCTTGACTGTGCACTCGCCACACCGTGGATCTCAGGAGGGAGAGCTGCCTCGGGCCCTGCTGGGGGAGCACTGGGCAGCCAGACTCAGCGGGGAGCAGGCCTCTGTCCACTTGgctcaggcagagagaaagagatgggccCCTTGTCCCAGAGCTTGATTTCTAAGCTGTCGCCAGGAAGACCTGACCTCCCAGGTCCCTCCTGGGCTTGGCTTTGGTCGGGCTGACTGCTGGCCTGGTGCCCAGGGCCAGGAAACGGGGGTGGGGAACAGACTTCCCCGTAAGTGTTGAGTGCAGAGGCTTTCTAAGAAAGTGCCCTAGTGCTACCCTCCTGGGCCCGAGGTCTCAGAGCTGAAGCAGCACCGCCCCCCCTTTTGCAGAGCTGTAGACAAGTTAGAGGCAGAGGCCCAGGTCTTCAGGGATCCCAGTTTTCTGGCTCCCCACCCTTTCCTGCCCCTCTCCCGGTGCTGTGGGTGGACAGGGCGAGGACTGGGGGTAGGGGCCCCTGCACACGGAAGGCCCCCAGCGGGACTGTCCAGCAGCTGTGAGCGAGGCCTGGGGcgccctggggggtggggcccaggacacCTCTGGCCTGTGTCTCAGCTGCCCCAACCTCCCGAAGGCCTCATTTCTGTGAGGGCAGGGTGAGAGGGAGCGGAGGGGGCTGATGGTGGTCAGTCCTGTCCCCTGCTTGAGGGATGCTGTCTGGAGCACTTGGGATCGGGACAGGGGGGCAGGAGCCCCAAGGTGCCGTCATGAccaccctctttcccctcctcgcAGGAGGCAGTTTCCCCCCTCCCCGTCCGCCCCGAAGATCCCCTCCTGGCAGATCCCGGTCAAGTCGCCGTCGCCCTCCAGCCCTGCCACCGGGAACCCCCACAGCAGCAGCGACATCTCGCCCGTCAGCAACGAGTCCACCACGTCCTCGCCCGTGAAGGAGGGCCATAGCCCTGAGGGCTCCACGGCCACCTACCAcctgctggggccccaggaggagGGCGAAGGGGTGGTGGACGTCAAGGGCCAGGTGAGGATGGAGGTGCAGGgcgaggaggagaagagggaagacgAGGAAGATGAGGATGTGAACCGCGTGGACGAAGAGGACTGCctgggggtgcagagggaggaCCGCCGGGGCGGGGACGGGCAGATCAATGAGCAGGTGGAGAAGCTGCGTCGGCCCGAGGGTGCCAGCAATGAGCATGAGCGGGACTAGGTCCTGTGGCTCTGGGCGGAGCCTCGGGCCGTGGATGGGGGTGCCGGGCAGCCTGGCCACTGCGAGTGGGGCTGAGTGTCTGAGGGCCCCAGACACTCTCACCTGCTACTTCCTGAACTCAGCCCCGGGCAGACAGCCTTGACCTTGTTCTCAGGCTGAGGGCCGGTCTCCTGGACTGATGTCCTGTGCAGGTGCGTCTGCTGAGCGTCTTAGCTAACCCAACAGCGAGCATGACAAGAGGTAGCTCTGACCTGACGCCTGGCCCACGGCTCCCAGTTTGCTTCTTGCCAGGGGCCTCGGGCTCTTGCCCCCACAGCGCCTTTCTCTGGGCGAGggcctgccaggccctgcccgCCTGGTGCCACCCTCCGCCTGTCCCAGCCCCACCAGGTCCCGTCGTCCTCCTGCACCCGTGAAGTCGCACTGCACTTGTGACTGTCACCTGCCACAGCGGCTCAGCCACACCCCCGTGGTGAGAGTGGCTGTCACTCCCATGTGGGAGCCAGGCCTCAGGGCCTTCCTGTCTGTCCTTGCCACCCAGGGACACATGTCCCTCTGTGTGATCAGGTATAGGTTCAGAATGTGAGAAGTGACTGTACATAATTGTAATAAAGATGAGTTGTCACTATTTAACCCCTGCCCGTGGCTCCCTGTCTGCTTTTGGTGCCCAGTGCCTGGGAGGTGGGTCTGGGCCGAGACTGGGCCAGGTGAGCTCTGGGGAGGCCCCagagggccggggctggggccggggtggggttCTCCAGCTGCTCCCCAGAGCCTGGAGGCTTCATCCCCGGCCCCGCGTGCCTGTCGAAGGGCGACACCGATCCAGGAGGAGAAGGGACCGCATGTTACTGTATATAGACCTGATGTGAAGTGTGATGAGCTCTCCTTCCTTAAATGGATGAATGTGCTCCCAGGAGAGTGTCTCGCTCGCTCTTCCTCCCCCGTCTCCTCTCCCTCTcgccctccctgtctccctttaACCTTCACACGGCATCTGGCTACGCCCTGGGAGACAACAGGACGCGCCTTCCAAGGAGCCTCCGAACCCCGCTGCCCACAGGCCGAGTGTGGGGACCTGCCGTCACATCCGGGTGTCTTGTGCAGACGCAGAGCCTTCGGAAACAGTGCAGGGACCCACTGGCGGCCGTGGGGGTGGAGCCCTGCAGGGGTACACGCCCTCTGAGGGCGCACCTTGCTGGCCTCCTGGGCCTCGGGCCACCACCGCccagccccgccccggccccgccccggtgagggaggaagccaggggCGGGGGGCTGAGTGACTTGGCATTGGGGCTGTTTTGTCCCAGAGACAGTTCACCTCCTGCTGAGGCCCCTCTTGGGGACTCCAGGCACAATCCCCTCCCCAGGCAGCAGACCCCTTCCTGACTGTGGCCCCAGGCCACCACAGATGTGCCAAGTCATGGTGACCTGGGCCACTCCCTGACCTGAGAGGTGTTCCccaccagcccccactccctgcttTGTCCCTCAGGTTTTGTCTTTTGATGCCCACAGCCTCACGTGGTGTGACGTCCCTGCACTCTGTTTTCCCACCACGTGCCTCCTGGGGACAAGCAGAGCCCATATTGAGCCACTGCTGCCTCTCTGCTGTCCCCAAAGAAGTCAGGGTTCTCGATCCCCTGGGCTACCAGCCTGTGGTGGGCAAGGACTCCCCAGGGTCCAGGAGCCAGGGCAGCAGACCTGAGACACACGGGCACAGGGCTGGAGGCTGGTCTGAAGCACCCTCGCCTCCACGGGGACAGGCTTCAGGGTGAGAGGTTCCACCCTCCAACCCCTAGTCCTGAACGGGCGGCCGTGGGGTCTCCCCCTTGGGCTTCCTGACCATTTATCGTCATCTCTAACTTTCCAGAGATTCGCCCGGCAGGCGGACCAGACACAGTGACCAGGAGGCAGGTGACTTGGGGTGGAAACAGCAGCCAGGAGCCCCCCCAGAGGCCAGAGGCTGCCCCGGGGCCTTGCCTTCTCGGGGGCAGGGCTGCAGATGGGGCTCAGCGGGcttgtggggccctggggtgtgCGTGGAGAAACCTGGGCCCAAGGCCTTTGGCCCCACGGGTCCTGAGCACGGGATGTTGGCTTTTGAGGACAGAATGCCTGGCCCGCTGTCAGGGAGgaaacacccctccccaaaaCGGCGTGAGCGCTGCCTAATAAAGGCAGCGCTGGACAGAGGGAAACAGCCCTTTGAAAAAAAAGCctttcattagaaaaataatgcatttcatccaaataaggtaaaaatatttggaaagggGCAGAAGTGAGCAGCAGGCAGCGCCTGTCAGGCCCTTTCTGGAAGGGGGAGATTATTAGACTCAATTACAATGCATTTTTGTAAAGCTTCTCAGGAACGCACTCGCCCTGCGCCGGGAGCTGGAGGCTGCAGGGCACCCTCCTGGCCCGGTCCCCACGGCCAGCCTGGCACTCCTGGGTTTGTGGTGCCCCTGGCAGGTGGGGCACCAGCGAGCATCTCTGCGGCCCGCCTCCCTCTGCACGGGGGGGTCCTGGGAAGGGGAGCGCCCAGCCTGGGGGCGGGTGCTGTTCTGCAGTGGACGCCCAGTCAGATGTTTAAGGGAACAGAGTAAAGCCCTCCTTGCACTGCCCAGGCCGTTCCCTGGGTACAGGTGAGCTCACAGGTGAgcccactgtctctctctctttttttaaataaagacggGAAACTCTTCAGTATCGTGTGACCTGCTTATCTCAGTGAAAGTGTGTCCTGTGTCCTTGGGGACTCACACTAGGTGGGAGTGGCAGGTTCCCTAAAGGCTCCTCCTGGCCCTCAGTGTCCAGTCAGGACAATGCAGTGCTGGTCCTGTGGCCTGGACCCAGACCCTCCCTCTCCACTGAtgactgcccctgcccctgccccagcctggcccggccccagccctgccctgccccagccctgtgccagagcccaaggaggaaggggaggcaggagacatTTTCTGCAGGCCTGACAGTCATCCTCAGGAGTTTACTTAACCCTTAGTGTTTCTTGGTCTGTTTGTTTAAAATCATTTCTGCCAAGACACCCAGAGAGGGTCTGGAGGCCCAGACAGAGCAAGCACGCAGGTGGGGTGACTCCAGGCTGGGGTGTCATGCTCGCCTGGGGGTCAGCCTGAGTCCTGGCTGACCCCTCCTTGCTCTGGCCGACTCTggcccctgctcttcctcctgccaAGGGCAGTGACTGGACAGTTAGTGCTGATGTGTGACCGCCACCTTCACGCGCGAGCTGGCGCTGCCCCCACCACactccagcccccgccccccggctcTGTCACGGGGCAGATTCGAAATCTCCAGCACTGTGGGGCACCTTCCACCTGAACCGTGAACAGTTTACTTTCATTGAGCACTTAGAAGTGTGACCCTTCTAGGAGGAGAGAGAGGTTTTAGAATTTGATACGGAGAACACCCAAAGCCTCTCCCTGGCAAGTGCTGAAAGCCTCTTCTCTGCAGTTCTCAACGCACCTTGGAAGCTCGGGCACCCAGACCCCAGTGCGGCTGCCGGGCCTCGGAGGCTATGGACAGAGCCCAAACCTCCCCAGGCTGGGGGGATCTCCCCCAGCGGCTGAGGTTTCAGGGTTTCGGGTGCAcagcaggagaggcaggagggttGGGCTGCTTGCTCCAGTGCCTTCTACCCCTGTGCTGGTTGCAGGCCTGTCCCAGAGTTGGTGGTGCCTCCTCCCTTGCAGGGTGGCACAGGCCTGGCCCCTGGTTGTCCCCGGCAAGATCCCCAGGACTGCTGACCACTCTGCTCCCTAAAAGACATGACACTGACCTTGGGGCAGCAGCACTTCGTCCATCATGCCCTGTACCCTGGTCTTGGGCCAAGGCAGCTGTGGGCCAGGGCCGCCTCTCTCGCGGGGGGATGGACCAGCTCCCTTTGCCCAGGTGGCCCAGGTGTGCTGGCTCCCCAGCCACTGGTCCAGGTGGGTGGGATAGAGCAAGGCTCCCGTGGGTGGCTCAGCTTGAGCCTATGCAGCTGGGCCTGGCTCTTTCCAAGAAGTTTCAGAAGTCTTGAATTTGCCCCAGTTTGGGTGTAGGAGCATCACAGCTACTTAAATCCCAGAATGAAAACGTGCTTTACCGCATCTCCTACTGAGTCCAACGAGCCCCAGGGAGTGCAGTGGGAGcccctgtgggggggggggcaccatcccagctgcaggcccctccctcccggtGGGTGACACAGGCTCTGGGCACAAGCCCCCCTGATGGGTGGACGCTTTTTGTCTGGGGCAGTGCCTGGGAGTTGAGACGGTGGGCCCTGATGATTGgggggcctgggccctgcccatCCACCATGTGTGGCTCTGCCAAGGTCCACCGGGGCAGCTG
This DNA window, taken from Desmodus rotundus isolate HL8 chromosome 3, HLdesRot8A.1, whole genome shotgun sequence, encodes the following:
- the PEX14 gene encoding peroxisomal membrane protein PEX14 isoform X7; the encoded protein is MPSSPPGSENVMPREPLIATAVKFLQNSRVRQSPLATRRAFLKKKGLTDEEIDVAFQQSGTAAEEPPSLGPATQVVPVQSPHLISQPYSPVGSRWRDYSALAIIMAGIAFGFHQLYKKYLLPLIVGGWEDRKQLERMEASLSELSGSVAQTVTQLQVTLASVQELLVQQQQKVQELARELATAKATTSTNWILESQNINELKSEINSLKGLLLNRRQFPPSPSAPKIPSWQIPVKSPSPSSPATGNPHSSSDISPVSNESTTSSPVKEGHSPEGSTATYHLLGPQEEGEGVVDVKGQVRMEVQGEEEKREDEEDEDVNRVDEEDCLGVQREDRRGGDGQINEQVEKLRRPEGASNEHERD